TGATTTTGTAACAATGATTCATAGCTTTCAGGTAATCAATGAAAATCAAGATGCTTTTTATATAACTGATCACGTTGCTAAAAAAACTGGATTAGTACAAGAACTTAAAAAAGATGCTACTCCAGAAGGAATGGCAAAAGTTCAAAATATAGAAGAGTTACTTAACGGTATAAAAGATTTTACCGAAGGGCAACAAGAAATTGACGGAGCAAGGGGAGCACTGTCTGAATTTATGGAAGATGTAGCATTGGCTACCGACTTAGATAAAGACACTAGCGATGAAGATAGAGTTGCCTTAATGACGATTCACTTGGCTAAGGGATTAGAATTCCCACACGTTTTTGTTGTCGGAATGGAAGAGGACTTGTTTCCTAGTGCAATGAGTATGAGTACTAGAAGTGAACTTGAGGAAGAACGCCGTTTGTTTTACGTAGCACTAACTCGTGCTGAACATCAAGCTTACTTAACATACGCTCAATCTCGTTACCGTTGGGGGAAATTAACGGATAGTGAACCTTCCCGTTTCATAGAAGAAATCGATGCCCAATATTTAGAATATTTAACACCCGCTGAAAGTAATTACCGCTACAAACCTATGATTGATAGTGATATTTTTGGTGATGTTGACAAATCTAAGTTGAGATTAGCAAAGCCAATTGGGTCAACACCACCACCTAAAGCAACTAATAATAACGACCCAAAATCGGAATTAAATGTTCGTAAACTGAAACCCGTTTCTAGTAATCCGAATAATGCAAGTGCTCCAAACTTATTTGACAATAATTTAACCATTGGAAACACGGTTATGCATGAACGCTTTGGTAGAGGTGAAGTTATTAACTTAGAAGGAGTAGGAGCAGATAAAAAAGCAGAAATAAAGTTTGAAGTTGGCGGAATTAAAAAATTATTATTGCGATTTGCTAAACTAGATATTATTGGATAATCCAAAGAAAGATAATTGATCATTACTAAAAATCAAAAATCCTCTCCTTGAATTGTTTGTATAAATATCTTAATTAAATAAAAATTAGTAACTTTAAGATGCTTAGTATGAAAACTTACTAAACCTTAAATCTGAAACAAAATAAAATATGGCAGAATTTATAAAAATATATCCAGACAAACCAAGTGAAGCTGCAATTGCGAAAGTGGTTAAAGTTTTAAAAAACGGAGGATTAGTTATTTATCCAACAGATACTGTTTACGGTTTAGGTTGTGACATTACAAATTCACGTGCACTGGAACGTATTGCAAAAATTAAAGGTGTTAAACTTGAAAAAGCAAATTTCTCATTTATATGCCACGATCTAAGTAATATTTCAGATTATGTGCGTCAAATTGATACAGCTACATTTAAACTACTAAAAAGAGCATTACCTGGTCCGTATACATTTATCTTACCTGGTAACAACAATTTACCAAAAGAGTTTAAAAAGAAAACAACTGTCGGAATTCGTGTTCCAGACAATTCAATAGCATTAGAGATTGTACATCAGTTAGGAAATCCTATTGTTTCAACATCTATACGTGATGAAGATGATGTAATAGAGTATACTACCGATCCAGAACTAATTTTTGAAAAATGGCAAAATTTAGTAGACATGGTAATCGATGGAGGTTATGGTGATAATGTTGCATCAACTATTATCGATTTATCAGAAAACGAACCAGTTGTAGTAAGAGAAGGAAAAGGAAGTCTAGACATTCTCTAAAAAAAATAGCACTTCGGCAAGGTATTTGGAGTTAATTCGTTAAATTAGATTCATTAAATTAAATTGTCAATATATAAGTAATTACAATAATGTACTCTTAATTACTATTTAATTGGTTATTAAAAAAGATTAAGGATACATAAAGCAGGTCATTCGACCTGCTTTTTCTGTTTTATGAGAAACAATTTTTAATGGATCAATTAAAAAACTTATAAAGTAGCAAGATTTTTTTGTTTTTTTTTTTTCACCACAATCTTGTCCTTCTAAGAAACGAAGCAATCACCGAAAGAAACTAACATAAAGTATTTCTAGATTGTTGAGCATAAAAAAAGCCAGTGAAAATATTTCACTGGCTTTTTAATTTGAATCCTAATTTATTAAGATTCAATATGAAATAATCAGATTATTTACCTGATTGTTTTTTCATTTCTTTTTCAACCATATCGTAGAATTGGTCAATTTTTGGCATAACAACAATACGAGTTCTTCTGTTACGTGCTTTGTTTTCAGCTGAATCATTTTCAACTAAAGGTACGTAAGAACTTCTACCAGCTGCAATTAATTTCGCTGGATTAACTCCTAAATCATTTGTTAATACACGAACGATAGCAGTAGAACGTTTAACACTTAAATCCCAGTTGTCTAATATTATACCGTTGCTTTTGTAAGGAACATTATCTGTATGACCTTCAACCATACATTCAAAATCTGGTTTGTCGTTAACTACTTTTGCAACTTTAGCCAAAACAGTTTTAGCTTTATCAGTTACATCATAGCTACCACTTTTAAACAATAATTTATCAGCGATAGAGATAAATACAACTCCTTTTTCTACATTAATTTCGATGTCTGGATCGTTGATTCCAACAGCACCTTTTAAGCTAGTAACTAAAGCAAGTGTAACACTGTCTTTCTTAGTTAAGGCATCTTGAAGTCTAGATATTTTTAAATCTTTTTCTTTTAAACTCTCTAAAGATTTTTCTAAGTTTTCAGCTCCTTTTGAAGTAAGCATTGTTAAATCTTTAGAACTACTTATTAAAGTCTGATTGTGTTCTTTTAAAGAAGCAACTGTAGCCGATAAACCAGCTTTTTCTTCTAAGCAAGAATTTAATTTTACAGTACAAGAATTTAGTAAATCTTGAGTTTCTTTGTTTTTAGATTCTAATTCAGCATATTTCTTTTTAGAAACACATGAAGATAGTACCATTAGTGCAGTTAAAGCGATGAATATTTTTCTCATAAAAAAAAAATTTAGTTAGACGTAAGTCAACAAAGTTAAGGGTTATTAATTTGATTATTGTTAAAGATATCTTTAAATACGCTGATTTTCTTCACATAGTACAAGAAAACGATACTTTTAACTTTAAAGTATTCTTGTGTTTGTAAATTGTTTCTTTTTTTATAATAC
The nucleotide sequence above comes from Flavobacterium branchiarum. Encoded proteins:
- a CDS encoding OmpA/MotB family protein — protein: MRKIFIALTALMVLSSCVSKKKYAELESKNKETQDLLNSCTVKLNSCLEEKAGLSATVASLKEHNQTLISSSKDLTMLTSKGAENLEKSLESLKEKDLKISRLQDALTKKDSVTLALVTSLKGAVGINDPDIEINVEKGVVFISIADKLLFKSGSYDVTDKAKTVLAKVAKVVNDKPDFECMVEGHTDNVPYKSNGIILDNWDLSVKRSTAIVRVLTNDLGVNPAKLIAAGRSSYVPLVENDSAENKARNRRTRIVVMPKIDQFYDMVEKEMKKQSGK
- a CDS encoding L-threonylcarbamoyladenylate synthase: MAEFIKIYPDKPSEAAIAKVVKVLKNGGLVIYPTDTVYGLGCDITNSRALERIAKIKGVKLEKANFSFICHDLSNISDYVRQIDTATFKLLKRALPGPYTFILPGNNNLPKEFKKKTTVGIRVPDNSIALEIVHQLGNPIVSTSIRDEDDVIEYTTDPELIFEKWQNLVDMVIDGGYGDNVASTIIDLSENEPVVVREGKGSLDIL